The following proteins are encoded in a genomic region of Laspinema palackyanum D2c:
- a CDS encoding protein kinase domain-containing protein — MMNHCLNPVCQQPKNPEGNKFCQTCGSKLLLRDHYRALKPIGSSTYSRTFLAVDEDIPSKPFCVIKQFFPPRTVSEAQKAAELFQREAVQLDRLGQHPQIPRLLAYFEQDKHQYLIQEFMEGKTLGEELKQSGAFSEHQIFTFLKQILPLLHFVHSNQVIHRDIKPANIIRRPRVSGGDSSSLTRSDSLLLVGFSAVKSLSNQPIIGNATIIGSPEYTASEQLTGNPTFASDLYSLGVTCIELLTQTSPFNLRHGNQWEWRQYLSRPVSAALGKILDKLLQDKPSQRYQSAQEVLQDLETLQPREWKCVETFASGSRIRCVAVSPDSQLIATGSEENRIQLWYPGRGKSGEQLGNWLSGHSGWVQAVMFSPDGRWLISGSCDRSLKVWDLGTGKLLRSLGDWFAPHNGWINAIALNSPGTVLASGSTDTTIKLWNISTGKQFATLTDHQGTIESVAISPDGKLLASGSGDRTVKLWELPAGKAVATFTGHEDMVRSLTFSPDSKILASGSRDHTIKLWQVTSGELLGSLTHTDWIETVAFSPQLPLVVGGTRNGAIGFWNPYTGEELNVVQAHSASVNSVVFTSNGRVMISGSADGSIKLWQVVKGGV, encoded by the coding sequence CAAACCCTTCTGTGTAATAAAGCAATTTTTTCCGCCGCGAACCGTCAGCGAAGCCCAAAAAGCAGCGGAACTTTTTCAACGGGAAGCGGTGCAATTAGACCGCCTGGGACAACATCCCCAAATTCCTCGCCTCCTCGCCTATTTTGAACAAGATAAACATCAATATTTAATCCAAGAGTTCATGGAGGGTAAAACCCTCGGGGAAGAACTTAAACAGTCCGGTGCTTTTTCGGAACATCAAATTTTTACGTTTCTCAAACAAATCTTACCTCTGCTGCATTTCGTTCACAGCAATCAAGTGATTCATCGGGATATCAAACCGGCTAATATTATTCGCCGTCCCCGGGTTTCCGGAGGAGATAGTTCTTCCCTAACCCGTTCGGATTCTTTGCTACTTGTGGGATTTAGTGCCGTAAAAAGCCTCTCCAATCAACCCATAATCGGCAATGCTACTATCATCGGCAGCCCCGAATATACGGCATCGGAACAGTTGACAGGAAATCCTACTTTTGCCAGTGATTTATATAGTTTAGGGGTAACTTGTATTGAACTATTAACCCAAACCAGTCCGTTCAATCTTCGTCATGGGAATCAATGGGAATGGCGACAATATCTCAGCCGTCCAGTGAGTGCGGCTTTAGGCAAGATTCTGGATAAATTGCTGCAAGATAAACCCAGTCAACGCTATCAATCCGCCCAAGAAGTATTACAAGACTTGGAAACCTTGCAACCGAGGGAATGGAAGTGTGTTGAAACCTTTGCCTCGGGTAGTCGCATCCGCTGTGTGGCAGTCAGTCCCGATAGTCAACTCATTGCCACTGGGAGTGAAGAGAATCGCATCCAATTATGGTATCCGGGAAGGGGAAAGTCTGGGGAACAATTGGGGAATTGGCTATCGGGACATTCGGGATGGGTACAGGCGGTTATGTTTAGTCCTGATGGGAGATGGTTAATCAGTGGCAGTTGCGATCGCAGTCTGAAAGTATGGGATTTAGGCACGGGGAAACTGCTGCGATCGCTGGGAGATTGGTTTGCACCTCATAACGGCTGGATTAATGCGATCGCTCTCAATTCTCCTGGCACAGTTTTAGCCAGTGGCAGTACAGATACAACGATTAAACTCTGGAATATTAGTACAGGGAAACAATTTGCAACGTTAACGGACCATCAAGGAACGATAGAATCGGTGGCGATTTCTCCCGATGGCAAATTATTAGCCAGTGGCAGTGGCGATCGCACGGTAAAACTCTGGGAATTACCCGCAGGAAAAGCAGTAGCCACCTTTACGGGACATGAGGATATGGTGCGATCGCTTACCTTCAGTCCCGACAGCAAAATTCTCGCCTCCGGCAGTCGAGATCATACCATAAAATTGTGGCAAGTGACGAGCGGGGAACTGTTAGGAAGTTTAACCCATACGGATTGGATTGAAACTGTGGCATTTAGTCCGCAGTTGCCCTTAGTGGTGGGGGGAACTCGCAATGGGGCGATCGGCTTTTGGAATCCCTATACCGGAGAAGAATTAAATGTAGTCCAAGCGCATTCGGCATCGGTAAATTCGGTGGTATTTACATCCAATGGAAGGGTGATGATTAGTGGTAGCGCCGATGGCAGTATTAAACTCTGGCAAGTAGTAAAGGGAGGGGTTTAA